From a single Lates calcarifer isolate ASB-BC8 linkage group LG12, TLL_Latcal_v3, whole genome shotgun sequence genomic region:
- the LOC108886523 gene encoding transmembrane and coiled-coil domains protein 1 isoform X2: MMPGDRRPLWPLSAVVSKLGGTSSLIYNKSYSTHNIAALTDLDETQGDKDFSPGESRTIGTGQLQPSPKYGSDEDCPSATSGSAGAPGESCSSRNNTPDHAQASGFDVLLHEVQELWEKQGQLQDSLENLKALYQQEYTVIEEALEEERCRCELLEEQLNNLTELHQNEILVLKEDLASMEEKTDYQFYDKTTHIHEALEACQTRISKMELQQQQQQLIPFMRSNHKV, encoded by the exons ATGATGCCAG GTGACAGGAGGCCTCTCTGGCCTCTTTCAGCTGTGGTGTCCAAGCTGGGAGGAACCTCATCCCTCATCTACAACAAGTCTTACAGCACTCATAACATTGCAGCCCTGACTGACTTGGATGAAACCCAGGGAGACAAAGATTTTAGCCCTGGGGAATCGAGGACCATTGGAACAGGGCAGCTGCAGCCCAGCCCAAAGTATGGCAGTGATGAGGACTGTCCTAGTGCTACTTCTGGCTCTGCAGGAGCCCCTGGAGAATCCTGTAGCTCCAGGAATAACACCCCCGATCATGCCCAGGCCTCaggttttgatgttttactcCACGAGGTCCAAGAACTCTGGGAAAAACAAGGTCAGCTTCAGGACAGCCTTGAAAACTTAAAAGCCTTATACCAACAAGAGTACACAGTGATAGAGGAGGCTCTAGAAGAAGAACGATGCAG GTGTGAACTTTTAGAAGAACAACTCAATAACTTGACAGAACTGCACCAGAATGAAATTTTGGTCTTGAAAGAGGACCTAGCCAGCATGGAGGAGAAGACTGATTATCAGTTCtatgacaaaacaacacatattcaT GAGGCGCTGGAGGCATGTCAAACACGTATCTCCAagatggagctgcagcagcaacagcagcagttg
- the LOC108886523 gene encoding transmembrane and coiled-coil domains protein 1 isoform X1, which translates to MMPGDRRPLWPLSAVVSKLGGTSSLIYNKSYSTHNIAALTDLDETQGDKDFSPGESRTIGTGQLQPSPKYGSDEDCPSATSGSAGAPGESCSSRNNTPDHAQASGFDVLLHEVQELWEKQGQLQDSLENLKALYQQEYTVIEEALEEERCRCELLEEQLNNLTELHQNEILVLKEDLASMEEKTDYQFYDKTTHIHEALEACQTRISKMELQQQQQQLVQLEVLEYATVQTLVGKLINVLLAVMAVVLVFVSTVVNCVTPLMKTSSRLLSTLLFIVLLHLLWRHWGVISEYHYHLFCIQHPEKADNQT; encoded by the exons ATGATGCCAG GTGACAGGAGGCCTCTCTGGCCTCTTTCAGCTGTGGTGTCCAAGCTGGGAGGAACCTCATCCCTCATCTACAACAAGTCTTACAGCACTCATAACATTGCAGCCCTGACTGACTTGGATGAAACCCAGGGAGACAAAGATTTTAGCCCTGGGGAATCGAGGACCATTGGAACAGGGCAGCTGCAGCCCAGCCCAAAGTATGGCAGTGATGAGGACTGTCCTAGTGCTACTTCTGGCTCTGCAGGAGCCCCTGGAGAATCCTGTAGCTCCAGGAATAACACCCCCGATCATGCCCAGGCCTCaggttttgatgttttactcCACGAGGTCCAAGAACTCTGGGAAAAACAAGGTCAGCTTCAGGACAGCCTTGAAAACTTAAAAGCCTTATACCAACAAGAGTACACAGTGATAGAGGAGGCTCTAGAAGAAGAACGATGCAG GTGTGAACTTTTAGAAGAACAACTCAATAACTTGACAGAACTGCACCAGAATGAAATTTTGGTCTTGAAAGAGGACCTAGCCAGCATGGAGGAGAAGACTGATTATCAGTTCtatgacaaaacaacacatattcaT GAGGCGCTGGAGGCATGTCAAACACGTATCTCCAagatggagctgcagcagcaacagcagcagttggtACAGCTGGAGGTTTTGGAGTATGCCACAGTGCAAACTCTTGTTGGAAAACTAATCAATGTGCTGCTAGCTGTCATGGCAGtggttttggtgtttgtgtccacagtGGTGAACTGTGTTACCCCTTTGATGAAAACATCCAGCCGCCTGCTTTCTACACTGCTGTTTATAGTCCTCCTCCACTTACTCTGGAGGCACTGGGGTGTCATATCAGAGTATCATTATCACCTTTTCTGCATTCAGCA